CGTCTACGACACGACGTCGAAGCCGGTGCCGATGACGGTGCGCGGGCGGCACCTCATCGTCTCCGGCGCGGACGCGACGGGATCGCGCGACGTCATCGAGGTCTACGAGATCTCGAACGACTCGTCCGCCACGATGCTCGACCGCGAGGGCGACGCGCGCGGCACCTGGTCCGCGCCGGTGCCGCCGCAGGGACGCTCGTTCCGCGTGCGCGAGGGCGAGGTGCCCGCCGACGCGCTGACGCTCGCGAACGCGCGTGCCGTCCTGCACATGCCGTTCGCCCCGGGACTGAAGCAGATCGCGTTCAGCTACTCGCTGCCCGCCGCGGATTTCCCGCTGCACATCACGGTCGAGCGGCCGGCGTCGGTGTTCGAGATCCTCGTCGAGGACCCGCGCGCCGACGTGCGCGGCCCGCAGCTCACGCCGGTCGATCCGGTGCTCGTCGAGGGACGCTCGTTCCGCCGCTTCCTCGGTCAGGACGTTCCCGCGGGCGCGCGCATCTCGATCGACGCGCCACCGCCGGCGCCCCTGTGGACGCGGTGGATCGTCCCCGCGCTGCTCGCGACGCTCGGCCTCGCGATGGTCGGCGCGCTCGCGCGGCCGCGCCGCCGCCGCGCGCTCGCGACCGGGGGACCCGCAGCCGCCGTCGCCGAGCCGCCGGTCGACGCGGACGCCGCGGCCCTCGCGCAGCGCATCGCGTCGCTCGACGATGCGTTCGAGCGCGAGCCCGCGCCGAACGCCGACGCGCGCGAGCGCTACCTCCGCACGCGCGAGGATCTCAAGGCGGCGCTCGCCGCCGCGCTTGCTCGCCCCGGTACGCCTCGCTAGCATACGCGCACGCCGTTCGCGGCGCCGTATTCACAACTCGACGCGCACGCGGGACACGGAAGCCGGTTCGATGCCGGCGCGGCCCCGCCACTGTATCGGGCACGACACGCACGCTCTGTACGCCACTGGCCTAACGGCTGGGAAGGCGAGCGACGCGGCCCGGAGCCAGGAGACGACTCGCCTGCGCGCCACCACACGAAACCCTCGGGGGAGGGTCGGTGGCCATGATTCGCACGCGTCTCACGCTCGCGTCGTTCGCGACGCTCGCTCTCGTTGCGCAAGGCTGCGGTGCCGCCGCGCGCGACGTCCCCGACTCCACGACGGCGACACCTCGAGCAGCGGCCGCGCCGAGCGGCGTCGACGACTTCGGAGCACCCGTCCCACGCGGACACCGGCCCGAGCGCATCGTCTCGCTCAACCCGACGACGACGGAGCTCCTGTTCGCGCTCGGCGCCGGCGGCCGGCTCGTCGGGCGCACGCACTGGGATCAGTATCCCTCCGAGGCGCGCGCCGTTCCCGACCTCGGCCCCGGCATCCGGCCTAACGTCGAGGCGGTGCTCGGCGCGCGGCCCGACCTCGTGCTCCTCTACGCGAGCGCGGACAACCGCTCGGCCGCCGACGCCCTGCGCGCCGCGGGCATCGCCGTCGTCGCGCTGAAGGTCGACCGCATCGCCGACTTCTTCCGCTGCGTGCGCCTCGTCGGCGACGCGATCGGCGAGCGGCCGCGTGCGGATTCCGTCGTCGACAGCGTGTCGCGCTCGCTCGACCGCGTGCGCGCCGTCACCGCGAACGTGGCGCGGTTGCGCGTGGTCTGGCCGCTGCTCGCCGATCCGCTGTACGTCATCGGCGGCGGGAGCTTCATGAGCGAGCTGCTCGACGCCGCGGGCGGCCGCAACGTATTCGCCGACATGCCGCAGCCGTCGCCGCAGGTCGGCCGCGAGGAGGTCCTGCGGCGTGACGCGGACGTCGTCGTCGCGGCCCCCAGCTCCGTTAGGCGCATCCTCGCCGATCCCGCGTGGCGCGGCCTCACGGCCGTGCGCGAGGGCCGCGTGTACGCCGACGACACGACGCTCGTCGAGCGGCCGTCGGTGCGCCTGGGTGAGGCGGCGCGCTCCATCGCGCTCCAACTGCACCCCGAGCTGCGCGACCGCCTGTCGTCGCCGCGCTGAGCGCCGCGCCGTGCGTCTCCGCTACTGGATCGCCGGCGCCGTCGCGCTGGCGCTGC
This DNA window, taken from Gemmatirosa kalamazoonensis, encodes the following:
- a CDS encoding ABC transporter substrate-binding protein, which produces MIRTRLTLASFATLALVAQGCGAAARDVPDSTTATPRAAAAPSGVDDFGAPVPRGHRPERIVSLNPTTTELLFALGAGGRLVGRTHWDQYPSEARAVPDLGPGIRPNVEAVLGARPDLVLLYASADNRSAADALRAAGIAVVALKVDRIADFFRCVRLVGDAIGERPRADSVVDSVSRSLDRVRAVTANVARLRVVWPLLADPLYVIGGGSFMSELLDAAGGRNVFADMPQPSPQVGREEVLRRDADVVVAAPSSVRRILADPAWRGLTAVREGRVYADDTTLVERPSVRLGEAARSIALQLHPELRDRLSSPR